Proteins encoded in a region of the Paucibacter sediminis genome:
- a CDS encoding sensor histidine kinase, with product MSRRIAWRRMLGPSLSRRIGLALLATLMLVGLEILAWNYLEYRRDMAVDPGVREIVVNITAHLQRTPAMNRAVSLRVLIDDANQWRRAQPDRWKGELAVLWLAPDGQVLYESHPHWRAALLAQTPGRDDHMIEGRPHWAYRQDSAVGSVRVAEPVRGPEAMLRKVAHQLGFYLPIAFPVVLLPLWLALHRGLRPLRELVQRLSQRDAQDLGPLDVHLPQSELQPLGQAFDAMLGRLRLQRERERRFVQEAAHELRTPLAVIAAQAHVLRQAETEAEREQAARALEGAVTRAAHLSQQLLTLASVESVHTTSDRNTDLAEQTRAQLAELLPLAEARRISLALEAPDQLPSRISPTLWGSLLGNLVGNALRYCPEGSRIEVRLSEQAEGLCLQVADDGPGIAEADRQRVFERFWRSDQTGASGSGLGLAIVRQVVHSLGGTVAIGSGLDGRGVAFSVSGLAPQGD from the coding sequence ATGAGCCGCCGCATCGCGTGGCGCCGGATGCTCGGTCCCTCACTAAGTCGCCGCATTGGCCTGGCGCTGCTTGCTACCTTGATGTTGGTCGGGCTGGAGATTCTGGCCTGGAATTACCTCGAATACCGGCGCGATATGGCGGTGGATCCCGGCGTCCGGGAGATCGTCGTCAACATCACCGCACATTTGCAAAGGACGCCCGCGATGAATCGCGCGGTTTCACTGCGCGTCCTGATCGACGACGCCAACCAATGGCGCCGCGCCCAGCCCGATCGTTGGAAGGGCGAGCTGGCGGTGCTATGGCTGGCACCTGATGGTCAGGTCCTGTACGAATCGCACCCCCATTGGCGTGCCGCCTTGCTGGCCCAGACCCCAGGTCGGGATGACCACATGATCGAAGGGCGCCCACATTGGGCCTATCGGCAAGACAGCGCCGTGGGCTCGGTGCGCGTCGCCGAGCCAGTCCGCGGCCCCGAGGCGATGCTGCGCAAGGTGGCGCATCAGCTGGGGTTCTACCTGCCGATCGCATTCCCGGTCGTGCTGCTGCCCCTGTGGTTGGCTTTGCATCGCGGCCTGCGCCCGCTGCGCGAACTGGTGCAGCGCCTGTCGCAGCGCGATGCCCAGGACCTGGGCCCGCTGGACGTACACCTGCCGCAATCGGAGTTGCAGCCCCTGGGCCAGGCCTTCGACGCGATGCTCGGTCGTCTGCGCCTGCAGCGCGAGCGCGAACGCCGGTTCGTGCAGGAAGCCGCGCACGAGTTGCGCACGCCGCTGGCCGTCATCGCTGCACAGGCCCATGTGTTGCGCCAGGCCGAGACCGAAGCCGAACGTGAGCAGGCCGCGCGAGCCCTGGAGGGCGCGGTCACGCGCGCCGCGCATCTGAGCCAGCAACTGCTGACTCTGGCCAGCGTTGAGTCTGTCCACACTACATCCGACCGGAACACCGATCTGGCCGAGCAGACGCGCGCCCAGCTGGCTGAACTGTTGCCGCTGGCCGAGGCGCGCCGCATCAGCCTGGCGCTCGAAGCGCCAGACCAATTGCCCAGCCGGATATCGCCTACGCTGTGGGGCTCACTGCTCGGCAATCTGGTCGGCAATGCCTTGCGCTATTGCCCCGAAGGCAGTCGCATCGAAGTCCGCTTGAGCGAGCAGGCCGAAGGCCTGTGCCTGCAAGTCGCCGACGATGGCCCTGGCATTGCCGAAGCCGACCGGCAACGCGTGTTCGAACGCTTTTGGCGCAGCGACCAAACCGGAGCCAGCGGCAGCGGCCTGGGCCTGGCGATCGTGCGCCAGGTGGTGCACAGTCTGGGCGGCACCGTCGCCATCGGTTCCGGTCTGGACGGGCGCGGCGTCGCCTTCAGCGTCAGCGGGCTTGCGCCGCAAGGGGATTGA
- a CDS encoding GntR family transcriptional regulator, which yields MQSWNDNAPIYQQLADQLAAQLLDGTPPEGEVLPSVRSLASRYLINPLTVSRALQALVDNGLVESRRGVGMYVRQGARERLLQSERQQFLQKEWPQLRAKLQRLGLSASDLNWGQQ from the coding sequence ATGCAAAGCTGGAACGACAACGCGCCGATCTACCAGCAGCTGGCCGACCAATTGGCCGCGCAGCTGCTGGACGGCACCCCTCCCGAGGGCGAAGTCCTGCCCTCGGTCCGCAGCCTCGCAAGCCGCTACCTGATCAATCCGCTCACCGTCAGCCGGGCCCTGCAGGCCCTGGTGGACAACGGCCTGGTCGAGAGCCGCCGCGGCGTGGGCATGTATGTGCGCCAGGGGGCGCGCGAGCGCCTGCTGCAAAGCGAGCGCCAGCAGTTCCTGCAAAAGGAATGGCCGCAGCTGCGCGCCAAGCTGCAACGCCTGGGCCTGTCGGCCTCGGATCTGAACTGGGGACAACAATGA
- a CDS encoding ABC transporter ATP-binding protein yields MNNTDHSNLVEASGFSLRYGRKTAVDDISFKIPKGRVVGLLGHNGAGKTSLMKAMVGLIGGSGQLSVLGLDPRAQRNELLTSLSYIPDVAVLPRWAKVEELLTLMSGLQPRFSAERARTLLKRTSVASGDKVKNLSKGMVTQLHLALIAAIDTRLMILDEPTLGLDVMSRKSFYEMLIDEWCDGERTVIISTHQVEEIETLLSDVMMLDEGKLVLNISLEEMDSRFVALSHDAAAADAVASAHPLLRYRLQGKPAALFDGEPPVHLQALGQRFRPSLVDLFMALTRKPEMQSRQA; encoded by the coding sequence ATGAACAACACGGACCACTCCAACCTCGTCGAAGCCAGCGGCTTCAGCCTGCGCTACGGCCGCAAGACCGCCGTCGACGACATCAGCTTCAAGATCCCCAAGGGTCGCGTGGTGGGCCTGCTGGGTCACAACGGCGCCGGCAAGACCTCGCTGATGAAGGCCATGGTGGGCCTGATCGGTGGCTCGGGCCAACTCAGCGTGCTGGGCCTGGACCCGCGCGCCCAGCGCAACGAGCTGCTGACCTCGCTCTCCTACATCCCCGACGTGGCGGTACTGCCGCGCTGGGCCAAGGTGGAAGAGCTGCTGACCCTGATGAGCGGGCTGCAGCCGCGCTTCTCGGCCGAACGCGCCCGCACCCTGCTCAAGCGCACCAGCGTGGCCAGCGGCGACAAGGTGAAGAACCTCTCCAAGGGCATGGTGACGCAGCTGCACCTGGCGCTGATCGCCGCCATCGACACGCGGCTGATGATCCTGGACGAGCCCACCCTGGGCCTGGATGTGATGTCGCGCAAGAGCTTCTACGAGATGCTGATCGACGAATGGTGCGATGGCGAGCGCACCGTCATCATCTCCACCCACCAGGTGGAGGAGATCGAGACCCTCTTGTCCGACGTGATGATGCTGGACGAGGGCAAGCTGGTGCTCAACATCAGCCTGGAGGAGATGGACTCGCGCTTCGTGGCCCTCTCGCACGATGCCGCCGCCGCCGATGCGGTGGCCTCGGCCCATCCGCTGCTGCGCTACCGCCTGCAGGGCAAGCCCGCGGCGCTGTTCGACGGCGAGCCGCCGGTGCACTTGCAGGCCCTGGGCCAGCGCTTCCGCCCCAGCCTGGTGGACCTGTTCATGGCCCTGACCCGCAAGCCCGAAATGCAAAGCCGCCAGGCCTGA
- a CDS encoding ferritin-like domain-containing protein, translated as MLYPELFKQLEAVRWNMDTDIPWDKFDASRLTEDQARTIKMNAITEWSALPATEMFLRDNRDDSDFSAFMSVWFFEEQKHSLVLMEYLRRFRPDLVPTEQELHEVRFDFDPAPALETLMLHFCGEIRLNHWYRRASEWHTEPVIKAIYETLARDEARHGGAYLRYMKRAMQKFGDEAKAAFAKVGVLMASARRTAQALHPTNLHVNAKLFPRDTIQSRLPDPEWLEKWLDTQIQFDAVWENKVVERILHNMSLLMDRSFASVQELNRFRKEMAARVAAATGVVVPLASS; from the coding sequence ATGCTTTACCCCGAACTCTTCAAGCAACTCGAAGCCGTGCGCTGGAACATGGACACGGACATCCCCTGGGACAAGTTCGATGCCAGCCGCCTCACCGAGGACCAGGCCCGCACCATCAAGATGAACGCCATCACCGAGTGGTCGGCGCTGCCGGCCACCGAGATGTTTCTGCGCGACAACCGCGACGACAGCGACTTCTCGGCCTTCATGAGCGTGTGGTTCTTCGAGGAGCAGAAGCATTCGCTGGTGCTGATGGAATACCTGCGCCGCTTCCGCCCCGACCTCGTGCCCACCGAGCAGGAGCTGCACGAGGTGCGCTTCGATTTCGATCCCGCGCCGGCGCTGGAAACGCTGATGCTGCATTTCTGCGGCGAGATCCGCCTGAACCACTGGTATCGGCGCGCGTCGGAATGGCATACCGAACCCGTCATCAAGGCGATCTACGAGACCCTGGCGCGCGATGAGGCGCGCCACGGCGGCGCCTATCTGCGCTACATGAAGCGCGCCATGCAGAAGTTCGGCGACGAGGCCAAGGCGGCCTTTGCCAAGGTGGGGGTGCTGATGGCCAGCGCGCGCCGCACCGCCCAGGCCCTGCATCCCACCAATCTGCATGTGAACGCCAAGCTGTTCCCGCGCGACACCATCCAGAGCCGCCTGCCCGACCCCGAGTGGCTTGAGAAGTGGTTGGACACGCAGATCCAGTTCGACGCGGTGTGGGAGAACAAGGTGGTGGAGCGCATCCTCCACAACATGAGCCTGCTGATGGATCGCAGCTTCGCGAGCGTGCAGGAGCTGAACCGCTTCCGCAAGGAGATGGCGGCGCGCGTCGCCGCGGCCACCGGGGTGGTGGTGCCGCTCGCATCAAGCTGA
- a CDS encoding MerR family transcriptional regulator yields the protein MAESASAGMPGIAAVERETGLSKDTLRIWERRYGFPAPLRDAQDERIYPPEQVEKLRLLKRLLDAGHRPGRVVPADREVLQALLAEAMQRRSSLQAKQGYLPAETLAPYLDLLQSHRVEDLRRLLAQAIVRMGLGAAVLELIAPLTTQVGELWMQGELAVFEEHIYSECLQQVLRQAIHAVPRQALSERPRVLLSTLPGEAHGLGLLMAEAMLTIEGCQCLSLGVQTPLADIPLAARAHAADIVALSFSNVLPAGAVHEGLQQLRALLPPAVALWAGGSGSALQRSAVGGVQRVAQLGEVAAAVQRWRADPA from the coding sequence GTGGCTGAATCCGCGTCCGCCGGGATGCCGGGCATTGCCGCCGTCGAGCGCGAGACCGGGCTCAGCAAGGACACCTTGCGCATCTGGGAGCGCCGCTATGGCTTTCCGGCGCCGCTGCGCGATGCGCAGGACGAGCGCATCTATCCACCCGAGCAGGTCGAGAAGCTGCGCCTGCTGAAGCGCCTGCTCGATGCAGGTCATCGGCCCGGGCGCGTCGTGCCCGCCGATCGGGAGGTGTTGCAGGCCTTGCTGGCGGAGGCGATGCAGCGGCGCAGCAGCTTGCAGGCCAAGCAGGGCTACCTGCCTGCCGAGACGCTCGCGCCATATCTGGACTTGCTGCAGTCGCATCGGGTGGAAGACTTGCGCCGCCTGCTGGCCCAGGCCATCGTGCGCATGGGCCTGGGCGCGGCGGTGCTGGAGTTGATCGCCCCCTTGACGACGCAGGTGGGCGAGCTCTGGATGCAGGGCGAGCTGGCGGTGTTCGAAGAGCACATCTACTCGGAATGCCTGCAGCAGGTGCTGCGCCAGGCCATCCATGCGGTGCCGCGCCAGGCCTTGAGTGAGCGGCCGCGCGTGCTGCTCAGCACCCTGCCCGGCGAGGCCCATGGCCTGGGCCTGTTGATGGCCGAGGCGATGCTGACGATCGAGGGCTGCCAATGCCTCTCGCTGGGCGTGCAGACGCCGCTGGCCGACATCCCGCTGGCGGCGCGCGCCCATGCCGCCGACATCGTGGCGCTGAGCTTCAGCAATGTGCTGCCCGCCGGCGCGGTGCACGAGGGCCTGCAGCAGTTGCGCGCCCTGCTGCCGCCCGCAGTGGCACTATGGGCCGGCGGCAGTGGCAGTGCCCTGCAGCGCAGCGCGGTCGGCGGCGTGCAGCGCGTCGCGCAGCTGGGCGAGGTGGCCGCCGCGGTGCAGCGCTGGCGCGCCGACCCCGCCTGA